The DNA sequence AAAACAATACAACGATGAAAAGGGTTTCATTCAGAATAATGAGTCATATGATGAGTGATTTGTGGCTGTAATCCTTTAATCCAGTGTCACACTACCTGGTCGAAGAATCCAGCTGGCAAGGAGAGGTATGGTGCCGGATAGGTGGCGAAGATACCAGCAGTGGCTCTGTCACCAGTCACAGTCAGGTTTCCGCCACAATAATCATGTATGGCCTCTGCATATGGAAACAGTATTGATAAGCCAAGGTGAGAAAGGTGTATGACTACAGATAACAATCCAGTGCAGGGTTCGGTGTCTTAGTGTGCTCGAACGTGCAGCGTTCCCTCACCGTAGTAGACGGCATAAATTGTCCCCGCCGCCAGAAACGATCCCAACAGCTGCGCGAAAATGTACACAGGCAACATCTTCCACGCGAGGCGACCAAATGTGCACATTGTGATTGATACCGCGGCATTCATGTGCGCCCCTGACGGAGCCAGAAAGCATGGGAGACACAGTATATGAGCTCTACAACGACTGGGAATGAACTTTTTAAAGGAAAGGTCAGTGTGTGGTGTGAATTCCCATACCTGAGACTTTCCCCCCAACGTGCACCCCCATGGTGACACCCAGCGCGAAGCCCAGGTTGATGCTGATGTACTGTCCGAATTCTCCCTGTCCTGTCACTACTTGGGCCACAGAGCCCAGGCCAAACACCTGGACTCAAAGAGAGCCAACGATTGACAGGCAATGTCACAGAGGATGATTACAGAGAGGGAAAACGCTCACAGGCAATCCAAATGAAGGGGAAAACGTTCCAACCAGCAAACAGATGATGGACACTCAATAAACACATTGAGTTGTGCCAGTTAAGTCAGTGCTAGGCAGTTTTCAGTGAGTTCATTTAACTTTGAACTCGGTGAAAGACTGTAGGCTGAGTGGAAAAAAGGGCTGACACTGAAAAACTGCAGGCAGTCTTTCAGGAAACAGGGGAAATGTTGTTCCTCTTACAAAACTCGTCTGGTTTCCCCTGTGCGAACGCAGCACGGTTAAGTCTTGACGTAAAATACAATGTAGCTGTGTGTGCTCATATGAATATCTAGCTGTTCACTGTTTTGTGTGTAGTGCATTGCAGCGATCTATGTTTAGGGTCTGTTGTAGCAGCTGACTTTTGCAACCGTCTCCGTGTGGCTCGTTGCCTGACCATTCCTCTGGCGACACTAGAGTTCCTGGTTCACCCACTACAACCCACCAACCCCCACTCATGACCCCTGCCATGTGACTGAAAGGTGCTCATGTGTTTGGACGAGGGAGCGCGTTGTTAGGGTCAAGAGCATGACACTGCTAATCGATGGCATACTGTTGTTTCAGAGAAGCAAACAAGTGGAAGATTAAGAATGTAAGTTTAAAATcacatattattataaaaaaaatgctgtcaagGCATACAACACTCCAGACGTCTTTCATTATAAATTCTCTTACCATCATGACATATGTGCAAAGATATTCAGCAAGTCCCACTCGAACAAATTCGTTCTTTAGCCAAACCTTGGGTCGAGTGactctctcccctttcctctgAGAGACCCCCAGTTCTACTGAATTCACCAAGtccttcatttcctcttcttctctcctttgccTCTTTTTGTGCTATAGTAGTCTATTTTGtagtttggcaaaaaaaaattagagcTCAAATTTCAGAACCCCTTGCAGTATTGTTTAGGAGGTGCCTTCCATGCCACGCAGAAGTCCACAAACAtgtctcttgtctgttttgTCCCTCTCCTCTAATGTTTCTTCTCcactcactttctctttgtgtgtgtggcgctctctctctctctctctctctctctctctctctctgtgtgtgtgtgtgtgtgtcacacataGCCATTGAGATTTGTCCACAGTGTATAGCTTTGacccaacccccctccccccgtatatgctgcatcacacacacgcggtcCCACACACCGTCCAATGGCGTTGCATTATCTGAGGCTACGTGGCCAATAAggaaaaaggttgaaaaaacaaactgccatGTGAAACATAAATATTTGCTGACAACTCTAATTGACAAAAAAGGGCATAGACACAATATCTAATGGAACCTTTTCTCTGTgtatgcatgcacatgcatattAAAGACCTTAAAATAAATTTAAgatagtttagtttagtagatactttatttatcccgagggaaattcaggcatccagcagcatttacaaacatacatacattaaacatacatcaatcctacataaaataaaaatacaaaattacaaaaacaaaaactataaaaactagcttatgacagtgcaaaacgggaaaatggatgtgcaaatgaaggtagaaataaattgtccttttgtattgtcctccctgccttgactaggagctgttgtacagtctcatGGCCAGGGGGACAAAAGAgcttttcagtctgttggtggagcaggactgggacagcagtcggccactgaacacattcctctgcctggtgaaggtgttgtgcagtgggtggttggcgttgtccagtatgaacagcagtttgtccagggtcctttttttctgccactgtcaccagagagtccagctctgtgcccaccactgagccagctctcctcaccagtctgtccaatcgaccagcgtctctcttcttgctgcttcctccccagcagaccacggcATAAAAGAGGACGtggccaccacagactggtaaaacatctgcaacaattttttgcagatgttgaaggaccccagccttctcaggaagtacagacggctctgccctttcctgtgtAGAGCGTCCATATTTGCTGTCCAGGTTGTCGTCCAGCTGCAGCCCCAGGTATTTATTAAGATAATAAATAAGTTAAGATAATAGATTCTCAGCTAAATCTAAATTGAAGGCCTAATGTAAGGCTCAATTTATTCTGTAGAATGTGTACATATATCAGTGTGATAAGTGATACATTTTGCGGTGTAGAAATGATTTTAAACGTTGCCTTCTGTGTTTCTTAACCTTTTGTGGACAGCATGGCATTATGTTTCATataatgattttattattatatgttaACTCCACTGTTACTGCGTTCAAACATTTTGCCTTTAACTACTGGGACAATACTGGACAAACAATCCAAACAACAAAGAGTGTTGTGAACTTTGCCAAATATCCTTACCAATCTAAAACACGACTCTTATGACCCCGGTTAGGAATCATAAGActtaactgtttttttatttaactgttaactgttaaGTGGATTgggacaaaatgtttgtgtacgtactcatgttcttcttttcttttgctttagtGAACATGTTATGTGGTCTAATTTGCAATTTGCTAAACTAAGAAGAGAAACATGGCATGAACGTCATACCTGCTAATCACAAGCATGTTGTTTTGCATTAGCATTTAGACCATCCCACTCAAACCACCCGTCCATGATATGGCAGCATTCTCTTGTCTCCAAATGTGACATTTGGCTGTCAAAGAGGTGAGGATCTCTCCTTCGTTTGTCTATTTGTTTTCTACTATACATAGGCAAACGATGCAATGAGCACTTTCACATTTTCGATCTTACAAGCACTTTGTTTGCTGTAAAACACTAAATTCAAACATTGTTCTCTACATGCTCTCCCACATGTATTGCTcagccttcaaaataaaagcacaatggCAGGCGGATTATTCATGTACACATTCCTTCAGCGCAAATTCAGATTAATATGTAACATATGTTAAGAACAGACGAGTACATATATAATACTTAAATAACAATCGAACATTTCATTCAAAGCAGACAATTATAGCAGGCTCTtagttacaaataaaaatgcaaagtgTTGTGGACACTGCCAGTGGTGTTGCATGGAAATCTGGGCCCTGTACACATGCTGCTTCactaaccccccctccccttttaatacattaaacacactgtgacacctGTACAAGTCAACAAGTAAGCACCCTCAACACCCATATGGAAAAGAACTggataaattatgtttataaaTGCTTATTAAATAACAACTTGTATGTTGTCATGAatgttctatatttttttttagcaaaggaatgataatcataaaaaaaaacacagaaatgttgGCTACAGACACATATAACAGTGGCTAGATAATTTTCGTCTCCAAATCACCCACCGGTGAAAGCTTGGTCACGAGGCTGTCAGGGATGTGTTACCGTTTGGTACACAGAGGTCAACGCCGAGGTGCTTGTTCTGTTGTCGTATGGGCTGCACGTGCTGCTGTCAGTTGTACATTATGATCTGCTGGATTTTGCAAATTTCACAAGAATCACAGCCATGAAAAATGTCACATATTGCTCTCCTTTACTCTGTCTGCCAGCACATACGGAAGCAGCTGGTTGATGCAGCCATGGGACCCCTGGTTGATTTTGGATTGAGTTGCGTTGTCAAGGATAACCCTCCTTACCTTATATCCAATGCGATGCCTGGCTTCGACTCTGATTTACCAATCTGTGATTACTACATTAAAACAAAGCTTCACTCCCTCGTCATCCACACGGTCTTTTAATTACGTCTGTGTCTTCTAGGTACCGAATGTCACATCACATCCCTCCACAGTGGTACAGTTGTTCCAACTATAATGGGCTGGTCCAACCACAGTGTGGCAGCTCTACGGAATGCGTCACACGGATTCATTACTTGAGACACAAAGCGTCCTCAGAATTCTCAACACTAGTTGGTGCAACCGGCCGCAGGAAATATTTTTAACACTGGCCTATTGCAAACAATTTGAAGGTgcataccgccacctactgcACAAGACTGTGTaacatcatgtaagttactcATTGCATTAGTACAGTGGTGAGAAATGGCCGACTTGCTTGCCATACCTATGttcagggttaaaaaaaacaacaacactgtggaCACAGATAAATTGCCACGTGCGTTTGTGGATGTGCTATGGCAGAAGTGTAGCAAAAATCACGTGTAGCAGATTGAAGTACAGTTAcacaaatctacacacacacacacacacaaataatattgcTACAATATTGGCCCCATACTCATCGAACTAACCTGCATGAAAGCAAATAAGTGCATTtgctaaaatgtcaaaccattcCCTCTTGTCAAACTGGACGGACTGCTCAGGAAGGCCAGCTCGGTCGTGGGATGCCCTCTTGACCTTGTGGAGATCAACCCCATCCCACGCTTGCAGTGA is a window from the Scophthalmus maximus strain ysfricsl-2021 chromosome 6, ASM2237912v1, whole genome shotgun sequence genome containing:
- the aqp7 gene encoding aquaporin-7, translated to MKDLVNSVELGVSQRKGERVTRPKVWLKNEFVRVGLAEYLCTYVMMVFGLGSVAQVVTGQGEFGQYISINLGFALGVTMGVHVGGKVSGAHMNAAVSITMCTFGRLAWKMLPVYIFAQLLGSFLAAGTIYAVYYEAIHDYCGGNLTVTGDRATAGIFATYPAPYLSLPAGFFDQVFGTAMLLMCLMALSDQKNKPAAAGSEPVAVGLLVLLIGISLGSNSGYAINPNRDIAPRVFTAIAGWGADVFRSGNGWWWVPLVAPPIGGILGAGMYRALVELHHPPVYEQGEGLLEELKELKEETDHKNNCENACV